A portion of the Homalodisca vitripennis isolate AUS2020 chromosome 2, UT_GWSS_2.1, whole genome shotgun sequence genome contains these proteins:
- the LOC124355922 gene encoding protein prickle-like yields MSRTTPARVYTRPSQAKWWKVCWMYGDRQLYGRTNAISQIGLDTGRNQNKSQIEVPIESGQFTPSPKPNLLRREPPQDLLNCHEDDGGFIALQYSWVPPGLTDDEIRQYFSALPPAKIPFVDSLGERYRVHQLLRQMPPQDNEARFTRHHQLSEEERSELRLITLRVKESSGRGKAVRLKTTSQCQSCDERLSTGDMSVFASRVGPNSCWHPACFVCSVCQELLVDLIYFYREGKLYCGRHHAETLKPRCPACDELILTDEQVKAEGCTWHMKHFACLECDQQLGGQRYMMRDGRPYCFTCFHAMFAEYCDSCGEPIGIDQGKCLSI; encoded by the exons ATGAGTAGAACTACGCCTGCCAGAGTATACACCAGGCCCTCTCAGGCCAAATGGTGGAAGGTCTGCTGGATGTACGGGGATCGCCAACTCTACGGCCGTACAAATGCGATATCTCAGATCGGCCTGGATACAGGAAGAAATCAAAACAA ATCGCAGATCGAAGTGCCCATAGAGAGTGGCCAGTTCACTCCTTCCCCCAAGCCAAATCTCCTGAGGCGGGAACCACCTCAAGATCTTCTGAACTGCCATGAAGATGATGGAGGATTTATTGCTCTTCAGTATTCCTGGGTTCCTCCAGGACTCACAGATGATGAG ATCCGACAATATTTCTCGGCTCTGCCCCCGGCCAAAATACCATTTGTGGATTCCTTGGGTGAGAGGTACAGAGTGCACCAGCTGCTGCGACAGATGCCACCACAAGACAATGAAGCTCGCTTCACTCGTCACCATCAGCTGTCGGAGGAAGAGCGAAGTGAGCTCAGGCTAATAACTCTCCGAGTCAAGGAATCTAGCGGGAGAGGAAAGGCTGTCCGACTAAAAACGACTTCTCAGTGTCAAAGT TGTGATGAGAGGCTATCGACGGGAGACATGAGCGTGTTCGCCTCCAGAGTCGGCCCCAACAGCTGCTGGCATCCTGCATGTTTTGTCTGCTCAGTCTGTCAGGAGCTTCTGGTAGATCTCATCTACTTCTACAGGGAAGGCAAACTCTACTGCGGCCGCCACCACGCCGAGACTCTCAAACCTAGATGTCCTGCCTGTGATGAG CTGATATTGACTGACGAGCAAGTAAAGGCGGAGGGTTGCACGTGGCACATGAAACACTTTGCATGTCTGGAGTGTGACCAACAATTGGGAGGTCAGAGGTACATGATGAGGGATGGTCGTCCTTATTGCTTCACCTGCTTCCATGCCATGTTCGCCGAGTACTGTGACTCCTGCGGAGAACCCATTGGAATTGACCAGGGTAAATGTCTCAGTATCTAG